Proteins from a single region of Colias croceus chromosome Z, ilColCroc2.1:
- the LOC123705052 gene encoding uncharacterized protein LOC123705052 isoform X1 produces the protein MVRLFSYPFGIWPGNMLDEKMPNFVKYFLKHGPIQAVIVFCGEINYLVRRHKEVDFFTIGDVCITSCLTVLTFARVILPNFKSYGIIWQKFFKTFHLRNFKNNGYNYKNICLKMDTVSHYFTVLMIICTMIGMVLFNLSPICNNVVNGAYTKRRDENTTLRFSVLYEYPGFKPEDHFIITTILNFYFSYACTICICAIDLMLVLMVFQIIGHIEVLRRNLDDFPLPRDVIIFDIESNNRRLEISFESFNARENDLIHNHLKDSVNHHRFIVNFVSEMSSVFGPMMGINYLYQLVGCCLLLLECSQLDTQALARFGPLTLISVAQLVEISVIFEVVGSMSEKLIDNVYSLPWQYMNMKNQRTMFIFFSNVQRTMHVTCMGVTPIGVQSMAAILKTSFSYFTFLRSMDTQ, from the exons ATGGTGCGTCTCTTCTCCTATCCTTTCGGAATATGGCCTGGTAATATGTTGGATGAGAAAATGcccaattttgttaaatacttCCTAAAGCACGGTCCAATACAGGCCGTTATTGTGTTCTGTGGTGAAATTAACTATTTGGTCCGTCGACATAAGGAGGTAGACTTTTTTACGATTGGAGACGTCTGTATCACTTCTTGTTTGACTGTATTAACTTTT GCTCGTGTGATTTTACCGAACTTTAAAAGTTATGGAATTATTTGgcaaaaatttttcaaaacattCCATTTgaggaattttaaaaataatggttataattacaaaaat atCTGCCTCAAAATGGACACCGTGTCCCACTATTTCACGGTGCTCATGATCATTTGCACTATGATAGGAATGGTGCTCTTCAACCTATCCCCCATTTGCAACAACGTGGTGAACGGCGCATACACAAAGCGACGGGACGAGAACACCACCCTACGGTTTTCTGTCCTCTACGAGTATCCAGGCTTCAAACCAGAAGATCACTTCATAATTACCACCATTCTAAACTTCTACTTCTCCTATGCTTGTACTATATGCATCTGTGCGATCGATTTAATGCTCGTTCTAATGGTTTTTCAAATCATCGGCCATATTGAAGTATTGCGCAGGAACCTCGATGACTTCCCGCTCCCTAGAGATGTGATTATATTTGACATTGAAAGTAATAACCGACGGTTGGAGATATCCTTCGAAAGTTTTAATGCGCGCGAGAACGATTTAATACACAATCACCTCAAAGATAGTGTCAATCATCATAGATTTATTGTGAA TTTTGTCTCTGAGATGTCATCTGTATTTGGTCCAATGATGGGTATTAATTATCTGTACCAGTTGGTAGGATGCTGTTTGTTACTCCTGGAATGTTCGCAATTG GACACGCAGGCGCTGGCTCGATTCGGACCATTGACCCTGATTTCGGTGGCACAACTCGTAGAAATATCCGTTATTTTCGAAGTTGTTGGATCCATG AGTGAAAAACTAATAGACAACGTGTACAGTTTACCGTGGCAGTACATGAACATGAAGAACCAACGAACAATGTTCATTTTCTTCAGCAACGTTCAAAGGACCATGCACGTCACCTGTATGGGGGTAACCCCCATCGGGGTGCAGAGTATGGCTGCT ATATTGAAAACCAgcttttcatattttacatttcTCCGATCAATGGATACACaataa
- the LOC123705052 gene encoding uncharacterized protein LOC123705052 isoform X2, producing the protein MVRLFSYPFGIWPGNMLDEKMPNFVKYFLKHGPIQAVIVFCGEINYLVRRHKEVDFFTIGDVCITSCLTVLTFICLKMDTVSHYFTVLMIICTMIGMVLFNLSPICNNVVNGAYTKRRDENTTLRFSVLYEYPGFKPEDHFIITTILNFYFSYACTICICAIDLMLVLMVFQIIGHIEVLRRNLDDFPLPRDVIIFDIESNNRRLEISFESFNARENDLIHNHLKDSVNHHRFIVNFVSEMSSVFGPMMGINYLYQLVGCCLLLLECSQLDTQALARFGPLTLISVAQLVEISVIFEVVGSMSEKLIDNVYSLPWQYMNMKNQRTMFIFFSNVQRTMHVTCMGVTPIGVQSMAAILKTSFSYFTFLRSMDTQ; encoded by the exons ATGGTGCGTCTCTTCTCCTATCCTTTCGGAATATGGCCTGGTAATATGTTGGATGAGAAAATGcccaattttgttaaatacttCCTAAAGCACGGTCCAATACAGGCCGTTATTGTGTTCTGTGGTGAAATTAACTATTTGGTCCGTCGACATAAGGAGGTAGACTTTTTTACGATTGGAGACGTCTGTATCACTTCTTGTTTGACTGTATTAACTTTT atCTGCCTCAAAATGGACACCGTGTCCCACTATTTCACGGTGCTCATGATCATTTGCACTATGATAGGAATGGTGCTCTTCAACCTATCCCCCATTTGCAACAACGTGGTGAACGGCGCATACACAAAGCGACGGGACGAGAACACCACCCTACGGTTTTCTGTCCTCTACGAGTATCCAGGCTTCAAACCAGAAGATCACTTCATAATTACCACCATTCTAAACTTCTACTTCTCCTATGCTTGTACTATATGCATCTGTGCGATCGATTTAATGCTCGTTCTAATGGTTTTTCAAATCATCGGCCATATTGAAGTATTGCGCAGGAACCTCGATGACTTCCCGCTCCCTAGAGATGTGATTATATTTGACATTGAAAGTAATAACCGACGGTTGGAGATATCCTTCGAAAGTTTTAATGCGCGCGAGAACGATTTAATACACAATCACCTCAAAGATAGTGTCAATCATCATAGATTTATTGTGAA TTTTGTCTCTGAGATGTCATCTGTATTTGGTCCAATGATGGGTATTAATTATCTGTACCAGTTGGTAGGATGCTGTTTGTTACTCCTGGAATGTTCGCAATTG GACACGCAGGCGCTGGCTCGATTCGGACCATTGACCCTGATTTCGGTGGCACAACTCGTAGAAATATCCGTTATTTTCGAAGTTGTTGGATCCATG AGTGAAAAACTAATAGACAACGTGTACAGTTTACCGTGGCAGTACATGAACATGAAGAACCAACGAACAATGTTCATTTTCTTCAGCAACGTTCAAAGGACCATGCACGTCACCTGTATGGGGGTAACCCCCATCGGGGTGCAGAGTATGGCTGCT ATATTGAAAACCAgcttttcatattttacatttcTCCGATCAATGGATACACaataa